The sequence below is a genomic window from bacterium.
ACACCGAGATCTCCGAGGCGCCGTTCAGGAGGTGGCGCGCAGCGTCGAGTTCCGGCAGCGCGTCGGCTCCGGCCGGCAGCTCGGCGCCCGGCGCCCGGATCGTGAGCGCCGCGGCCCCGGCGGCCGGGCCGTACCCCACTGTGATCCGGGCGCCCCGGGGCGCCAGCCGCGCCGCCGCGGAGAGGAGCAGCAGCACGGCCCGGCCCAACGCCGCCGGGTCCACGACGACGGGCGGCGTGAGCGGGTCGCCCTCCAGCGCGACCTCCGTCCCCTCGAAGCCGCGGTGCTCGCGGTGCAGCTCGACCAGCTCGGGGAGCAGGTCCGCGAGCGACACCCGCTCCGCCCCTCGGCCCGGCCGTCGGGGCAACCAGTGCAGCAGCCTCGCCAGCCGCTCGAGCCGCTCCAGCTCCGCACGGAACAGCGCCAGCAGGGACTCATCCGCTCCTTCCGTCAGCAGCTCGGCGAGACCCCACAGCGCGGTGACGCGGCTGTTCAGCGTATGACACACCCCCGCCAAAACCCCTTCGCCGACGCGCTGCCACGCGGCAGTGGCGTCCGCGGCGGCGGGCTCCAGGCCAGCCGGCATACCTCCCCCACGGAGACGGTGTTCAGGTTCCTGCCCCGGCAGCCGATACTCTGAACCGGGGTCACGACCTAGGCAAGGGGCAGCCGCCCCGGGGGGAGACGCGTGTTCGTCCTCATTGGCTTCGTCATCGTCTTCGGGAGCATCCTGCTCGGTTTCAGCATCCACGGCGGCAAGATCGCCGTGCTGATGCAGGTCTCGGAGTTCATCATCATCGGCGGGGCGGGGCTCGGCGCGATCGTCATCGGCAACAAGCCGTCCGTGGTGGTCTCGATGTTCAAGCAGGTGTTCGGTCTCCTGAAGCCGAACCCCTACAACCGCGCCGCGTACGCGGAGCTGCTCCAGGTGCTGTACGAGGTGTTCTACCTCGCGCGGAAGGACGGCCTGGTCGGCATCGAGCCCCACGTCGAGGATCCGGAGCGGAGCGATCTGTTCGCCCGCTACCCCACCTTCCACCGCAACGAGCAGGCGGTCGCGTTCCTGTCGGACACGATGAAGGTGCTCCTCACGGGCGCCGTGGACGACCACCACCTCGCGGAGATCCTCGACCTGGACCTGGAGAAGCGCCACGAGGCGGCCATGGTCGTGCCCCGGGCGCTGGCCCGCCTGGCGGATGCGATGCCCGGCTTCGGGATCGTCGCGGCGGTGCTCGGCGTCGTGATCACCATGGGCCACATCGGCGGCGCAGCCTCCGAGGTCGGCCAGAGCATTGCCGCAGCGCTGGTCGGCACGTTCCTCGGCGTACTCCTGGCGTACGGGGTGCTGAACCCGCTGTCCCAGGCCGTGGAGGCGCGGGTGCGGAGCGAGCAGGCGTACCTGGCGTGCATCCGGACGGCGTTGCTCTCCTACTCCCGTGGCGACCCGCCGCTCACGTGCGTGGAATTCGCGCGCCGCAACATCGAGCCGGATGACCGGCCGTCCTTCTCCGAACTCGAAGACCTGACCCGCCGTCGCGCGAGGGCCGCATGACGGGACGGAGGAAGGGATCGAAGGTCGTCCGCGTGGTTCGCAAGTCGAGCCACATGGGCGACCACCACAGCGGCTCGTGGAAGGTCGCCTACGCGGACTTCATCACCGCGATGATGGCGTTCTTCCTCGTGATGTGGATCACGGGGATGGAGAGCAACGTCAAGGAGCTGATCCAGGGGTACTTCAACAACCCCATCGGCTTCAAGCGGGCGTACTCCACGGGGACGAGCCCGGTGGCGCACGAGGGGCCCGCGCTCTCGCCGGGAAGCGCCCGCATCGTCCTGCTCTCCCGCGACGCCGAGCGCCGCCGGATGGAGATGGTGATCGAACGGATCGAGCGGCGCCTCGCCGAGGCGAACTTC
It includes:
- the motA gene encoding flagellar motor stator protein MotA, whose product is MFVLIGFVIVFGSILLGFSIHGGKIAVLMQVSEFIIIGGAGLGAIVIGNKPSVVVSMFKQVFGLLKPNPYNRAAYAELLQVLYEVFYLARKDGLVGIEPHVEDPERSDLFARYPTFHRNEQAVAFLSDTMKVLLTGAVDDHHLAEILDLDLEKRHEAAMVVPRALARLADAMPGFGIVAAVLGVVITMGHIGGAASEVGQSIAAALVGTFLGVLLAYGVLNPLSQAVEARVRSEQAYLACIRTALLSYSRGDPPLTCVEFARRNIEPDDRPSFSELEDLTRRRARAA